The genomic segment CTGTCGGTCTACTTCCGCGACCCCGACGGGGCCCTGCTGGAGTTCATCTCCTACGCGCACCCGCCGGGCTGAGCGCGTGCCGCTGGTCCTGCGCGAGGGCACCGTCGCCGAGCGCGCGGCGCGCGAGGCGCTCATGTTCCGGTCCTCGACGCACTCGCCGGGCTACGCAGACCTCTGCGCGCGGACGGGCCTCGTCGCGGTGGGCGAGGCCGACACGCGCTTCGGGCCCGCGCCGCGCGTGCGGCGCGTGCATGAGGGGCCGGCGCCCCGCGTCGACCGTGGGTCGCGTTGAGGGTCCATATGACACGCAGCGCGACCCAGAGCCCCGGCGCCGGCGGACGACCCCCGGCGCCCCTGGGAACTACACCTAGATCTCGTCGAGCATCGCCGCCATGCGGCGCATGACGTCGGCGGCGGCTCGCAGGTCGGCGTCCGAGACTCCGGCGAGGGCATCGTGGGCGCGGGCGCGCCAGCGCTCGCGCTTCTCGGCGACCAGCGCGCGGCCCGAGGCCGTGAGCGTCACGACGACGACGCGGCGGTCGTGCTCGGCGCGCCGGCGCTCCACGATCCCGTCGCGCTCGAGGTGGTCGAGCATGACCGACACGCTGGCCGGGCTGAGCTCGGCGGCCTTGGCCAGGTCGCCGGCGGTCGCCTCGCCCTCGATGTCGATCGTGAACAGCGCGCGGATCTGGCCCTGGGTCAGGTCGCCCGGGCGGCACTTCTGGTCGCGCGAGCGCAGGCGCCGCTCGGCGCCCATCAGCTCGATGAACGCGAGGCGGACCGCGTCGACCGCGACGGGCTCCGAGGAGCCCGCCGCCGCGCCGGTGGTGCGGTCGGCGGTCGTCATGCCGCGGCCTCCAGCGCCGCCTCGGCGGCGGGTGCCGGGGGCGACAGGACGACGGCCTCGCGACGCAGCCGCGCCCGGCGCTCGATGACGGTGAGCAGCAGCGTCGGCACCAGCGCGAACGCGGTGACCCCGAGCACCCACACGTAGGTGTCGCCGAAGGCGCCCGCGACGGCCGCGGCGGTCGGGCGGGCCCCGGCGCCGTCGATGCCGCCCTGGAGCACGACGCTGAGGATCGCGGTGCCCATCGAGCCGCCGACGCGCTGGAGCACCGTGAGCTGCGGCGTGGCGTGGGTCACCTGGTCGGAGCGCAGGACGGCGAAGGCCGCGGTCATGGAGGGCATCATGGACATCCCGATGCCGAAGCCGCGGAAGACCATCGCCGCACCGATGAGCCAGTAGGACGTCCCGGCGCCGATGAGCACGAACGGCACCGTCGCCACGACGGTGACCAGGCCGCCGCCCAGCGCCGTCATGCCGCCGCCCCAGCGCTCCGTGGCGCGGGCCGACAGGCGCATGGCGATCGCCGCGCCGATGCCCTGGGGCATGAGCAGCAGGCCGGTCGTGACGGCGTCCTCGCCGCGCACGGTCTGGAAGTACAGCGGCATCAGGATCATCGCGCCGAAGAGCGCCGCGCCGAGCGCGAACGTCGTCAGCGACGCGGCGGCGAACGCGCGGTTGGCGTAGAGGCGGACGTCGAGCAGCGGCGCCTCGATGTGCAGCGCCCGCCAGACGAAGGCCGCGATGAGCGCGACACCGGCCAGGGCGGGGACGAGGACCGAGGCGGCCAGCAGCGACCCCGCGGTCCCGCTCTGGGCCAGGCCGTAGGTCAGGCCGACGAGACCGGTGGCCACCAGCGCGAGGCCGAGGACGTCGAGGCGGCCGGCCTCCTCGGGCGTGTCGCGGGGCAGGAGCCGGAGTGCGACGGCGACGGTGAGGATGCCGATCGGGACGTTGACGAGGAAGATCCACTGCCAGCCGGCGTGCTCGAGCAGGAGGCCGCCGAGCGTCGGGCCGAAGACGGGCGCCAGGATGATCGGCACGCCGATCATGCTCATGACGCGCGGCAGGTTGCGGGGGCCGGCGGCCCGGACGAGGACCATCTGGCCGATGGGAACGAGCATGCCGCCGCCGACGCCCTGCAGGACGCGGAACGCGACGAGCGAGCCCGTCGACCAGGCCAGGCCGCACAGCGCGGAGCCCATCGTGAAGGCGACGAGGGCGACGAGGTAGAGGCGGCGCGAGCCGAAGCGGCGGGCCGCCCAGCCCGTGACGGGGATGACGGCGGCGAGCGCGAGCAGGTAGCCCGTCACGACCCACTGGATGTCGTCCAGCGAGCTGTGCAGGTCCTTGGAGAGGTCGTCGAGCGCGACGTTGACGATCGTGGTGTCGAGCACCGACATGATCGCGCCGAGGATCACGACGATCGCGATCCGGCGGACGTGCGGTTCGATGCGGGGCTCGGAGACGGAGAGGGAGGAAGAAGGTGGAGAAGTCATTCGTTGCCTAAAGATTAGCCAACGAAATTTTCGGTGTCAAGCCATATGGCCGGGGTGCACGCTCTCCCGGCTCAGCGGCTCCCGTCCGCGGCCACCTGCACGATCGAGGCGTCGATGAGCCACTCGACCGGCGCGACGTCGTCGGTGTAGACCCGGCCGCCGGTGAGCGCCGGCTGCAGCCGCCGGGCCGCGGCGCGCGCCAGGGGCCGCAGCGCCGGGGCCAGCCCGGGCGCCGCGGCCCGCAGCGACGCGGCGCGCAGCGGGACGTCGGCCGCGACGATCTGCGTGTTGACGGCCTGCGCCGGATCACGCACGACGTGGCCGAACACCGACCGCATCGTCGCCGACAGGACGCGCTCGAGGTCGGCCGAGCCCTCGGGGTGCCCGGCGTTGACGATGACCTGGCCGCCCGGGTTCAGGCGGTCGCGGGCCAGCGCGAAGAACTCGCGCGTGGCCAGGTAGAACGGGATGTAGGGCTGGCGGTAGGCGTCGACGTAGATGACGTCGAAGCGGCGGTCGGTCGCCCGCAGCCACGGACGCGCGTCGGCCGCGTGGGTGCGCAGGCGCGGCGCGTGCAGGTCGAAGAGGCGCCGCCCGACCTCCGTCAGCCGCGGATCGATCTCCACCGCGTCGATCGTGGTCGACGGCAGGAAGTGCCCGTAGGCGCGCGCGACCGTCCCGGCCGCGCTGCCCAGCACGGCGATCGAGCGCGGCGCGACGGCCCGCGCGGCGAAGGGCAGGACGAGCGGCTCGTCCCAGTAGTTGCCGGTCAGGTAGGTCTGCGGCCGGTAGATCGAGTGCACGGCCTGGCCCTCGTTGAGCTCCAGGCGGCGCTCGCCCCCGGGCAACTGCACGACGCGGGCGTACTGGTACTCGGTCTCGCGCTCCCAGACGACGGCCGACGCGCCCGCCTCCTTGACCGTCCCGCCCGGCAGGGCCATGAGCGCCCCGACGAGCACCGGGCCCAGCGCGGCGGCGCGGCGGCGCAGGCCCAGCATCGCCACGAGCGCCAGCGCGAGCGCGAAGGCCAGGAACGTGCGCCGCGTCCCGGTCAGCGGGATGAGCACGAGCGCGCTGAGGAACACGCCGGCCAGCGAGCCCATCGTCGAGATGGCGTACAGCCGCCCGGCGATGCGGCCGGCCTCGTCGACGGCGACGACGCTCAGGCGCACGGCGTAGGGTGCCACGCAGCCGAGCACGAGCACGGGCGCTGCGATGAGCACGAGCACCGCCAGCAGCGAGCCGACGAACGCGCCGGCCTCCACGCTGTCCAGCGCGTCGACCGACACCCGCAGGAAGGGCCCGGCGACGAACGGCACGGCGGCCATGAGCGCGGCCGCGACCAGCACGAGCCGGCACAGCCCTGCGAACGTCGGATCGCGGTCGGCCAGGCGGCCCCGAGCCAGTAGCCCGCGCTCAGAGCGACGAGCACCGTGGCGATCGTGTTGGCCCACACGATCGTCGACGCCCCGAACCAGGGGGCCAGAAGCCGCGCCGCGGCGATCTCGGCGCCCAGCGATGCGGCCCCCACGACGGCCGCCACGAGCGGCACTCCACGACGGTGGTCCACGTCTAGAGGGTACGAGGTGGCGTCCGCGCGGGGTCATACGGTTCGGCCCATGACGACCGCCGAGCTCCGCGCCGCCGACCGCGAGGTCCTCTGGCACCCGTTCACCCAGCAGCAGGGCTGGCAGGCCGAGGACGCGCCGATCATCGAGCGAGGCGAGGGCTGCACGCTCTACGACACCGACGGCAACGCCTACCTCGACGGCGTCTCCTCGCTGTGGTGCACGGTGCACGGCCATCGCCACCCCGCCATCGACGCGGCCGTGCGCGCGCAGCTGGACCGCGTCGCCCACACGACGATGCTCGGCCTGTCGCACCCGCCGGCGATCGAGCTCGCCCGGCGCCTGCTGGCCGTGGCGCCGCGCGGCGACCGCGAGCTCACGCGGGTCTTCTACTCCGACAACGGGTCGACGGCCAACGAGATCGCCCTGAAGATGGCGTTCCAGTGGCACAAGCTGCGCGGCGACGAGGCGCGCACCCGCTTCGTCTACCTCGACATGAGCTACCACGGCGACACGGTCGGCTCGGTCTCGGTGGGCGGCATCGACCTCTTCCACACGCTCTTCCGCCCGCTGCTGTTCGACGGCCTGCGCGCCGCCGCGGGCGATGCCGCCGACCTCGAGCGGATCCTGCGCGCCCACGGCGACGAGGTCGCGGCCGTCATCGTCGAGCCGCTCGTGCAGGGCGCCGCGGGCATCCTGCTGCAGCCCGAGGGCTACCTGCGCGCGGTGCGCGAGCTGTGCGACCGCTTCGGGGTGCTCATGATCGTCGACGAGGTCGCGACGGGCTTCGGGCGCACCGGGACGATGTTCGCCTGCGAGCACGAGGGCGTCGTTCCCGATCTCATGAGCGTGGCCAAGGGCCTGACCGGCGGCTACCTGCCCCTGGCGGCGACGCTGGCGACCGAGCGCGTCTACGAGGGCTTCCTCGGCGAGTTCCACGAGTTCCGCACGTTCTTCCACGGCCACACCTACACGGGCAACCCGCTGGCCTGTGCGGCGGCGATCGCGTCCCTGGACGTCTTCGAGGACGAGGGCACGCTGGCGGCGCTGGCCCCGAAGATCGACCTGCTCGCCGAGCTGCTCGCCGAGCACGTGGCGCCGCTGGCGTCGGTGGCCGCGATCCGCCGGCTGGGCTTCATGGCCGGCATCGAGCTGACCGAGTTCGCGCTCCAGGACCGCATGGGCCACCGCGTGACCCTCGCGGCGCGGCGGCGCGGCGCGATCGTGCGGCCGCTGGGCGACGTCGTCGTGCTCATGCCGCCGCTGTCGATGTCGCCGCGGGAGCTGACGCGCCTCGTGACGATCACCGCCGCGGCGATCGCCGAGGCGACCGGGGTGCCGGCCGCCCCCGCGGGCGACCGGATCGGAACCGGGGCTCAGTCCTCGTAGGCCACGAAGTCCCGCTTGCGCGCACCGCACACGGGACAGAACCAGGTGTCGGGGATGTCCGCGAACGCGGTCCCCGGGGGGATGCCGCCGTCGGGGTCCCCGTCGGCCGGGTCGTAGATGAACCCGCAGGACTCGCAGATCCACTTCTGCACGGTGGCGCTCTCGCTCATACCGGGCGAACGGTAGCGGGCCGCCCATGGGTAAGGTCTCCTGCGTGTCGATCGATCGCCCGGGCCCGGGAGAAGAGCTCAACGCCGGCCCGCCGACGGTCCCGCGCCAGGCGGCCACCGTCATCCTGCTGCGCGGCGGCGCGCAGGCGCTGGAGGTCCTGCTGGTCCAGCGCACGCCGGCGGCGCGCTTCATGGGCGGCGCCTGGGTGTTCCCCGGCGGCGCGGTCGACGCCCACGAGGGCGAGGGCGACCGCGCCCACCGCCTCGCGGGGGTCCGCGAGCTGGCCGAGGAGGCCAACGTCCACGGCGTGCAGGCCGACGACCTCGTCAAGTTCTCGCAGTGGATCACGCCGGCCGAGGTCAAGATCCGCTTCGACACGCACTTCTTCCTGGTCTCCGCGCCCGAGGACGCCGATGTGCGCGTCGACGGCAGCGAGTGCGTCGACTTCGTGTGGACGACGCCCGAGCTCGCCCTGTCGCGCCAGCGCGAGGGCGAGCTGCTGCTCGTGTTCCCGACGATCAAGCACCTGGAGCAGATCTCGCGCTTCGACTCGGCCGACGCGCTGCTGGACCACGCGCGCGGGCTCGAGGTGCTGCCCGTCACGCCGCGGGTCATCGGCAGTGGCGAGCAGGCCCGCGTCGTGCTGCCGGGCGAGCCCGGCTACGCGGTCGGCGCGGGGCGCGAGCCCGGCCTCTCCTAGGCTGCGGCAGGTGCCCCACCTCTTCTCGCCGCTCACGCTGCGCGGCGTCACGCTGGCCAACCGGATCGCGTGCTCGCCGATGTGCCAGTACTCCTGCGGCCCCGACGGCCTGGCGCTGCCGTGGCACCTCGTCCATCTCGGGGCGCGGGCGATCGGCGGCGCGGGCCTCGTGCTCACCGAGGCCGCGGCGGTCGCGCCCGAGGGCCGCATCTCGCCCGCCGACCTGGGCATCTGGAGCGACGCGCACGCCGAGGCGCTGGCGCCCATCGCCGCGTGGATCGCGCAGCAGGGCGCCGTGCCGGGCATCCAGCTCGCCCACGCCGGGCGCAAGGCCAGCACGACGCCGCCCTGGGCCGGCAGCCGTGCCGTCGCGCCCGCCGATGGCGGCTGGGAGCCCGTGGCCCCCACGGGCGCGCCGTTCTCGGACGCCTCCCCGGTGCCGCGCGCCCTGTCGGCCGCCGAGGTCGCCGCGCTGCCCGGCGCCTACGCGGCGGCCGCGCGGCGCTCGGTCGACGCCGGGATGCGCTGGCTCGAGGTCCACGCCGCGCACGGCTACCTGCTGCACGAGTTCCTCTCGCCCCTGAGCAACGACCGCGGCGACGCCTACGGCGGCGACGACGAGCGCCGCGCCCGGATCGTCCTCGACGTCGTGGCCGCCGTGCGCGCCGAGGCCGGCGAGGACGTCGTGGTGTCCGTCCGCGTCTCGTCCACGGACTGGACGCCGGGTGGCTGGGACGGCGACGACACCGTGCGCCTGGCCCCCCTGCTGCGCGACGCCGGGGCCGACCTCATCGACTGCAGCTCGGGCGGCAACGTGCCGCGGGCCGACATCCCGCTGGGCCCGGGCTACCAGGTGCCGTTCGCCGAGCGGGTGCGGCGCGAGACCGGGATCCCCACGGGCGCCGTGGGGCTCATCATCGATCCCGCGCAGGCCGACGAGCTGGTGCGCAACGGCCGCGCCGACCTCGTCCTGCTGGCCCGAGCGCTGCTGCGCGACCCCTACTGGCCGCTGCACGCCGCCCGGGCGCTCGGCCACGAGGCCGCGGTGCCCGTGCAGTACGCCCGGGCGTTCTGAGCGCGTTCTCAGCGCGGTCGACGCGCACGGGGCCGAGGCGTAGGGTCGCGCGATGAGCCGCCTCACCGTCGCGGTGACCGGGCCCACCGGCGAGATCGGCAAGCCGTTCGTGCGTGCCCTGAACCGCTCGCGCGAGGTCGGCCGGATCATCGGGATGGCCCGGCGACCGTTCGACCCGGTCGCCCACGGGTGGACGAAGGCCGAGTATCGCCAGGGTGACGTGCTGGACCGCGCGTCGGTGCAGCGCCTGTGCGAGGGCGCCGACGTCGTCGTCCACCTCGCGTTCATCATCGTGGCGGGCTCGGGCGAGAGCGAGCACATCAACCTGGAAGGGTCGCGCAACGTCTTCGAGGCCGCGGTCGCCTCGGGTGCGCGGCGGCTCGTCTACGCCTCGTCGGTGGCGGCCTACGGCTTCCCCGACCTCGACCGGCGCATCCTCGAGGAGGACGCCGCGTCCGGCCACCCCAACATGCCCTACTCGCGCCACAAGGCCCAGGTCGAGTCCCTCCTCGACGACGTCCTGGACGACGCCGAGACCGACGCCTACGTCTTCCGTCCGTGCATCGTCGCCGGACCCGAGGCACCGATCCTCGTCAACCAGGTCCCGTTCGTGCGCTGGGGCGACCGCCTCCCCGGGCCGGTGCGCTCCCTGCTGGGCGCGGTGCCGGGCGCGCGGCCGATCCTGCCCGACCCCGGCGTGCCGTTCCAGCTCGTCCACCACGACGACGTCGCCACGGCGCTGCGCGCCGGCGTGGTGGGTCGCGGCCGTCCCGGCGCCTACAACCTGGCGGCCGACGGCGAGATCACCGTCGGCGACCTGGCGCGGGCGCTCGGCTACCGGGCCGTGCCCGTGCCCGACCTCGCGGTGGGCGCCACCGCCGAGCTCGTGGCGCGGCTGCCGTTCATGCCCGACGAGGCGAGCTGGATCGAGGCGCTGCGGCGCCCGACGCTGATGGACACCTCGAAGGCGCGACGGCTGCTGCGCTGGCGGCCGCGTCACGACGCGGCGTCGACGCTGGCGGCAACCGTCGCCGCCGTGCGCGCCGCCGGCGTCAGCGGGGGATCTCGGTGACCGGCACGCCGAAGCGCCGCTGCGCCTCGCCGAAGACGTCGTCCTCGCGGTAGCGCGCGGACTCGTCGTCGCGCGCGAAGATCAGCACGCGGTCGGCGGGGTAGGTCGCCAGCGCGTCCTGGAGGGCGACGAGTGGCTCGCTGTCGCCGGCCTTGGCCTCGGTGCGCGCGCCCGCGGCCGACAGCGCCTCGGCGGTCTCGCGGGCGGTCGACTCGGCGTCGATGATCGCCTCGTCGCTGTCCGACATCCAGAAGGCGAGCGGGGACTCGTTGACCGCCGGGGAGATGACGAGGACCTCGGCGCCCTCGACGGCGTCGTCGCCCAGCGCCTCCCGCACGGCTCCGGCGTCGATGGGATCAGTGGCCAGGACGAGGAGCTTCATGCCTCGGCGGTGCCCGGGCACCGCGGGCCGCAAACGCGGCGTGCGCGGCGTTAGGCCTGCTCGGGAGCGGGAGCGGGGGCTTGGGCCGGGGCCTCGGCCTCGGCGGCCGGATCGACCGGGGCGGCGGCCTCGGCGTCGGTCGGCACGCGCTCCTCGCCGGCCGGCTCGGGCTCGGGCTCGGCGGCGGGCTCGAGCTCCTCCGCAGGGGACTCGGCCCCGGCGGCCGGCTCGGTCGCAGCCTCGGCCTCCGCGGGAGCCTCGGCCTCGGCGGCCGGAGCGACCTCCGCGGGAGCCTCGGCCTCGGCGGCGGGCGGCGGCGTGGGCTCGGGCTCGGGCTCGAGATCGGCCTCGACCTCGTGCGCCCCCACCGTGGCGGGCACGACCCGCAGGACCTTGGCGACGGGCCCCTTGGTGCGGACCTCGCCGCGGGCCAGCGCGATCGTGGCGTTCAGCTCGCCGAGCAGCAGCGCGCGCCCCGTGTCGGCCTCCATCGAGAGCACCACGTCGGGGCGCAGGTTCGTGGAGCCGAGGTCGATCCGCGGCCGCTTGTTGACGCGCACGTCGAGCGTGACGGTCGCGTCGGGCGAGCGGAACGCGAACTGCACGACGGCGTCGGCCTGGCGCAGCTGCTCGCGGCGAGCAGCGTTGTACATCAGGTTGTTCAGGATGCTGCCGAGCTGGTCGTAGACCTCGGCGTCGGACTCGTAGTGCGCCATGGGTCCGGTGAGGGTACCTGGGACGGACCGCAGGCCGGTGCCCCACCCCGGCCGGCCGCGCGGCCGGGGTGGAACCCGCCGTGCCGCTCAGGCGCGGCCGAGCAGCAGCGCGATCCCCTGGCCGCCGCCGATGCACAGCGTGACGAGCCCGTACTCGTGGTCGCCGCGCTCCATCTCCGACAGGCACTTCGTCGTGATCGCCGCGCCGGTCGCCGCGATCGGGTGGCCCAGCGCGATCGCGCCCCCGTTGGGGTTGACCTTCGCCGGATCCAGGCCCAGGTCCCGGATGACCGCCAGCGACTGGGCGGCGAACGCCTCGTTGAGCTCGATGACGCCGATGTCCTCGAGCTTGACGCCGGTGCGGTCCAGGACCTTGCGCACGGCCGGCACCGGGCCGATGCCCATGACCTCGGGCTCCACGCCGCACGACGCATAGGCCAGGATCCGCGCCCGGACCGGCGCGCCGAGCTCCTGCGCCTTGTCGGCGCTCATGAGCACGAGCGCCGCGCCGGCGTCGTTCATGCCCGAGGCGTTGCCGGCCGTGACCGTCCCCTCGCGCTTGAAGATCGCCGGCAGCTTGGCCATCCCGGCCTGGTCGACCTCGTGGCGGATGTGCTCGTCGGCGGCGAAGTCGACCGTCTCGCGCTTGACGCGGACCGCCACCGGGACGATCTCGGAGTCGAAGCGCCCGGCCGCCTGCGCGGCGCTGGCCCGCCGGTGGGACTCGACGGCGAACGCGTCCTGGTCCTCGCGAGAGATGCTCATCCGCTCGGCGAGGTTCTCGGCCGTGACGCCCATCTTGATGTCGCTGAAGGGATCGGAGAGCGTGCCCTGGACGGGGTCGACGACCGGCGCGGGGCCCATCTTCGAGCCCCAGCGGCCCTGGGTCAGCCACATCGGCGCGCGGCTCATGGACTCCGCACCGCCGGCCAGCGTCACCGATGCCTCGCCGGTCTGGATCGCCTGGGCGGCGGATACGAGCGCCTGCACGCCGGTCCCGCAGAGGCGGTTGACCGTGAAGGCCGGCGTCTCCTTCGGGATGCCCGCCTTCATGCCGACGACCCGCGCCATGTAGGGGTCGGTCGTGTCCGTGTGGATGACGTTGCCGAACACGACGTGCTCGATCTGCTCCGGCTCCAGCCCGGCCCGCTCGATGGCCGCCGTGGCCGCCGTGGCGCCCAGCTCGGTCGGCGCGATGCCGGCGAGCGACTTGCCGTAGGAGCCGATCGCGGTGCGCGCGGCGGAGGAGATGACGACGTTGGTCAAGATGCGTTCCCTTTCGATCCCGGAATGTCCGGCCGGGGAGAGTAGGCGGTGGAGATCGCAGACCAGGCCGTCACCTTCGGTCACGGGCATCGTTACAGTGGCCGGAGGGGATGCCCTGTGGAAGCTTCGGCGCTGTCACATCCGGTGGGGCTCGGCCGACGGTCGGTCATCGGCCCCTGCTGCGCCTGCGCAGCGACGAGCAGCTGGTGGCCCTGTTCCGCGCCGGCCACGACGAGGCCTTCGGGGTCATCGAGGGCCGCTACCGCCAGCGCCTCATCGCCTACGCCGCCCAGATGCTCGGCGGCGCGCGCTCCGACGCCGAGGACGTCTGGCAGGACGTGCTGGTGCGCGCCTACCACGCGCTACGCGTCGACGCGCGCCCGGTGAGCCTGCGGGCGTGGCTGTACCGCGTCGCGCACAACCGGTGCATCGACCAGCTCCGGCGCCCGTCGCCGGCGGCCGAGGACATCTACGACCTCAACCGGGTCCCGCAGGAGGACCCGATGGCCGCGGCCGAGCGCCGCGAGGACCTGCGCCGGCTCGTGCGCGACGTCGGCCGCCTGCCGGAGCAGCAGCGCTCCGCGCTGCTCATGCGCGAGATGGAGGGGCTGTCCTACGTCGAGCTCGCCGGCGCGCTCGGCGTCACCATCCCGGCCGTCAAGTCCCTGCTGGTCCGCGCGCGCATCGGCCTCGTCGAGGCCATCGAGGCGCGCGACACCGCCTGCGGCGACATCCGCACCGACGTCGCCGCGGCGCACGACCGCGGCGTGCGCGTCAGCGGCCGCTCGCGCCGCCACCTGCGCGAGTGCGCCGGATGCCGCGAGTACCGCACGGCCCTGCGCGGCGTCAGCCGCCAGCTCAACGGCCTGGCCCCCGGCTCCGGGCCGCTGGCCACCCTCGCCAAGATCCTCGGCCTCGGCGGCGCGGGCTCGGGCGCAGCCGCCGGCGGCAGCGCCGCGGTCGGGGGCGCCGGCGGAGCGGCCGTGGTCGCCGGCGGCGGTGCCGCGAGCGCCGGCGGCGGGGTCGCCGCCGCAGGGGTCACCGCAGCCGCCGGCGGCGGCGCGGCCCTCGGCACCGGCGCGGCCGCCGTCACCGCGGGCAAGGTCGTCGCGGTCGTCGCGGCCGCCGCGGTCGTCGGCGGGGGGGCGGCCACCGTGGAGCAGCAGGTCCAGCACCAGCGCCCCGCCACGCCGATGACGGCCCCGGCCTCGCACGTCCGCGCCGTGGCGACCGGCACCGCCGTCGCCTCCACCGGCCGCGGCGCCGACCTGCCCCTGGGGACGCCGGCGACGCCGGTCCCCGCCCACGACACGACGGGCGGCGCGCCGTCGACCCCGGCCATCGGCGACGCCGCCGGCGCCGCGGTCAACGGCGTCACCGGCGCCGCCACGCAGGTCGCGCCCGTCGAGCCGATGACCGGCGGCGTGCAGGCGCCCGACGACGCCGCCGAGCCGGCGGCGACGTTCACGCCGGCCGACCCGGCGACCGCCACGGCGACCACCGCCGGGCCGCCCGTGGGCGGCCCGGCGAGCACGCCCGGGCCCGTGGCCGCCGCGACCTCCGGCACCGCCCCGCCACCGGCGACGAGCACCTCCGGCGACAGCGCCGTGGCCGCCGCGGGCACCGGCGCGACCGCCGCGCCGGCGAGCGCCGCGACCCCCGCAGCCACCCCGCCCGCGCGCGCGGCGTCGACCCCCGCGCCCTGACCGTCGCCGGCGGCGGCGCCGCGAATCCGGACGCTAAGGTGGCGCCCATCGAGCGCTACCTCGCCACCCTCGACCACGAAGAGCTGTATGTGCGCCGCGGCCCCCGCTCGGGCCTGTTCACCATCGTCGCCGTGCACTCGACCGTCCGCGGGCCCTCGCTCGGCGGATGCCGGCTGTGGAGCTACGCCGACAACCGCGCGGCCGTGCGCGACGCCCTGCGCCTGTCGGAGGGCATGACCTACAAGTCCGCGGTCGCCGGCCTGGCCCTCGGCGGCGGCAAGGGCGTCATCGTGCGCCCGCCCGGCCTCGTGCTCGACCCCAGGCTCCGCCGCGCGGCGCTGCTGGACTTCGGCGACACCGTGGAGCGGCTCGGCGGCAGCTACGTGACGGC from the Baekduia soli genome contains:
- a CDS encoding SCP2 sterol-binding domain-containing protein → MAHYESDAEVYDQLGSILNNLMYNAARREQLRQADAVVQFAFRSPDATVTLDVRVNKRPRIDLGSTNLRPDVVLSMEADTGRALLLGELNATIALARGEVRTKGPVAKVLRVVPATVGAHEVEADLEPEPEPTPPPAAEAEAPAEVAPAAEAEAPAEAEAATEPAAGAESPAEELEPAAEPEPEPAGEERVPTDAEAAAPVDPAAEAEAPAQAPAPAPEQA
- a CDS encoding NADH:flavin oxidoreductase/NADH oxidase — encoded protein: MPHLFSPLTLRGVTLANRIACSPMCQYSCGPDGLALPWHLVHLGARAIGGAGLVLTEAAAVAPEGRISPADLGIWSDAHAEALAPIAAWIAQQGAVPGIQLAHAGRKASTTPPWAGSRAVAPADGGWEPVAPTGAPFSDASPVPRALSAAEVAALPGAYAAAARRSVDAGMRWLEVHAAHGYLLHEFLSPLSNDRGDAYGGDDERRARIVLDVVAAVRAEAGEDVVVSVRVSSTDWTPGGWDGDDTVRLAPLLRDAGADLIDCSSGGNVPRADIPLGPGYQVPFAERVRRETGIPTGAVGLIIDPAQADELVRNGRADLVLLARALLRDPYWPLHAARALGHEAAVPVQYARAF
- a CDS encoding NUDIX hydrolase, with product MSIDRPGPGEELNAGPPTVPRQAATVILLRGGAQALEVLLVQRTPAARFMGGAWVFPGGAVDAHEGEGDRAHRLAGVRELAEEANVHGVQADDLVKFSQWITPAEVKIRFDTHFFLVSAPEDADVRVDGSECVDFVWTTPELALSRQREGELLLVFPTIKHLEQISRFDSADALLDHARGLEVLPVTPRVIGSGEQARVVLPGEPGYAVGAGREPGLS
- a CDS encoding rubredoxin gives rise to the protein MSESATVQKWICESCGFIYDPADGDPDGGIPPGTAFADIPDTWFCPVCGARKRDFVAYED
- a CDS encoding DHA2 family efflux MFS transporter permease subunit, with the protein product MILGAIMSVLDTTIVNVALDDLSKDLHSSLDDIQWVVTGYLLALAAVIPVTGWAARRFGSRRLYLVALVAFTMGSALCGLAWSTGSLVAFRVLQGVGGGMLVPIGQMVLVRAAGPRNLPRVMSMIGVPIILAPVFGPTLGGLLLEHAGWQWIFLVNVPIGILTVAVALRLLPRDTPEEAGRLDVLGLALVATGLVGLTYGLAQSGTAGSLLAASVLVPALAGVALIAAFVWRALHIEAPLLDVRLYANRAFAAASLTTFALGAALFGAMILMPLYFQTVRGEDAVTTGLLLMPQGIGAAIAMRLSARATERWGGGMTALGGGLVTVVATVPFVLIGAGTSYWLIGAAMVFRGFGIGMSMMPSMTAAFAVLRSDQVTHATPQLTVLQRVGGSMGTAILSVVLQGGIDGAGARPTAAAVAGAFGDTYVWVLGVTAFALVPTLLLTVIERRARLRREAVVLSPPAPAAEAALEAAA
- a CDS encoding MarR family winged helix-turn-helix transcriptional regulator; translated protein: MTTADRTTGAAAGSSEPVAVDAVRLAFIELMGAERRLRSRDQKCRPGDLTQGQIRALFTIDIEGEATAGDLAKAAELSPASVSVMLDHLERDGIVERRRAEHDRRVVVVTLTASGRALVAEKRERWRARAHDALAGVSDADLRAAADVMRRMAAMLDEI
- a CDS encoding fused MFS/spermidine synthase; its protein translation is MLVAAALMAAVPFVAGPFLRVSVDALDSVEAGAFVGSLLAVLVLIAAPVLVLGCVAPYAVRLSVVAVDEAGRIAGRLYAISTMGSLAGVFLSALVLIPLTGTRRTFLAFALALALVAMLGLRRRAAALGPVLVGALMALPGGTVKEAGASAVVWERETEYQYARVVQLPGGERRLELNEGQAVHSIYRPQTYLTGNYWDEPLVLPFAARAVAPRSIAVLGSAAGTVARAYGHFLPSTTIDAVEIDPRLTEVGRRLFDLHAPRLRTHAADARPWLRATDRRFDVIYVDAYRQPYIPFYLATREFFALARDRLNPGGQVIVNAGHPEGSADLERVLSATMRSVFGHVVRDPAQAVNTQIVAADVPLRAASLRAAAPGLAPALRPLARAAARRLQPALTGGRVYTDDVAPVEWLIDASIVQVAADGSR
- the bioA gene encoding adenosylmethionine--8-amino-7-oxononanoate transaminase, with the protein product MTTAELRAADREVLWHPFTQQQGWQAEDAPIIERGEGCTLYDTDGNAYLDGVSSLWCTVHGHRHPAIDAAVRAQLDRVAHTTMLGLSHPPAIELARRLLAVAPRGDRELTRVFYSDNGSTANEIALKMAFQWHKLRGDEARTRFVYLDMSYHGDTVGSVSVGGIDLFHTLFRPLLFDGLRAAAGDAADLERILRAHGDEVAAVIVEPLVQGAAGILLQPEGYLRAVRELCDRFGVLMIVDEVATGFGRTGTMFACEHEGVVPDLMSVAKGLTGGYLPLAATLATERVYEGFLGEFHEFRTFFHGHTYTGNPLACAAAIASLDVFEDEGTLAALAPKIDLLAELLAEHVAPLASVAAIRRLGFMAGIELTEFALQDRMGHRVTLAARRRGAIVRPLGDVVVLMPPLSMSPRELTRLVTITAAAIAEATGVPAAPAGDRIGTGAQSS
- a CDS encoding NAD-dependent epimerase/dehydratase family protein, with the protein product MSRLTVAVTGPTGEIGKPFVRALNRSREVGRIIGMARRPFDPVAHGWTKAEYRQGDVLDRASVQRLCEGADVVVHLAFIIVAGSGESEHINLEGSRNVFEAAVASGARRLVYASSVAAYGFPDLDRRILEEDAASGHPNMPYSRHKAQVESLLDDVLDDAETDAYVFRPCIVAGPEAPILVNQVPFVRWGDRLPGPVRSLLGAVPGARPILPDPGVPFQLVHHDDVATALRAGVVGRGRPGAYNLAADGEITVGDLARALGYRAVPVPDLAVGATAELVARLPFMPDEASWIEALRRPTLMDTSKARRLLRWRPRHDAASTLAATVAAVRAAGVSGGSR